In one Brassica oleracea var. oleracea cultivar TO1000 chromosome C9, BOL, whole genome shotgun sequence genomic region, the following are encoded:
- the LOC106319345 gene encoding disease resistance protein TAO1-like isoform X1, whose protein sequence is MGINAFRDDLDLERGKSISPELVDVIKCSRFAIVVVSRNYAASSWCLDELLKIMECKDAFEQTIIPIFYEVDPSDVRRQSGSFGEDVESHSDKKKVKKWKEALTILAAISGEDSRNWRDESKLIKKIVKDISDKLVFTSLDDSKGLIGMSSHMDFLQSMMSIEDEDVRMVGIWGMGGVGKTTIAKYLYSGLSCRFQAHCFIENVKEVYNRYGVRHFTRRVSMQNVWRAFEGLSNLKLLNFYDLAYNGETRMHLPDGLSYLPRKLRSLRWDGYPLKSMPSRFHPEFLVEFCMSNSHLQKLWNGVQPVGKLKKMNLSRCKYLIEIGYFRK, encoded by the exons ACGTGATCAAATGCTCCAGGTTCGCCATTGTCGTGGTCTCTAGGAACTACGCCGCCTCAAGCTGGTGCTTGGACGAGCTCTTGAAGATCATGGAATGTAAAGACGCATTTGAACAGACTATCATACCCATTTTCTACGAGGTTGATCCTTCAGATGTGAGAAGACAGAGTGGCAGCTTCGGTGAGGATGTTGAGAGTCACAGTGACAAGAAGAAGGTGAAGAAATGGAAAGAAGCTTTGACGATACTAGCTGCTATTTCTGGTGAAGATTCTCGGAATTG GAGGGATGAGTCAAAGCTGATTAAGAAGATCGTTAAAGACATTTCTGATAAACTGGTTTTCACTTCATTGGATGATTCAAAAGGGTTGATTGGAATGAGTTCCCATATGGACTTTCTGCAGTCTATGATGTCTATAGAGGACGAAGATGTTCGAATGGTAGGGATTTGGGGAATGGGTGGAGTTGGGAAAACTACGATTGCTAAATACTTATACAGTGGACTCTCATGTCGATTCCAAGCTCATTGCTTCATAGAGAATGTGAAGGAAGTCTATAACAGATATGGAGTTAGGCATTTTACAAGGAGAGTTTCTATGCAGAATGTTTGGAGAGCTTTCGAGGGATTGTCTAATCTCAAGCTTCTCAACTTCTATGACCTTGCATATAATGGAGAGACCAGAATGCATCTACCTGATGGCCTAAGTTATCTCCCACGCAAGCTTCGTTCTCTACGCTGGGATGGATACCCTTTAAAGTCTATGCCTTCAAGATTTCATCCGGAGTTTCTTGTTGAATTTTGTATGAGTAATAGCCATCTCCAAAAACTTTGGAACGGAGTCCAG CCTGTTGGGAAATTGAAGAAGATGAATCTCTCTCGTTGTAAATACCTAATCGAAATTGGATATTTCAGGAAATGA
- the LOC106319345 gene encoding disease resistance protein TAO1-like isoform X2, whose protein sequence is MGINAFRDDLDLERGKSISPELVDVIKCSRFAIVVVSRNYAASSWCLDELLKIMECKDAFEQTIIPIFYEVDPSDVRRQSGSFGEDVESHSDKKKVKKWKEALTILAAISGEDSRNWRDESKLIKKIVKDISDKLVFTSLDDSKGLIGMSSHMDFLQSMMSIEDEDVRMVGIWGMGGVGKTTIAKYLYSGLSCRFQAHCFIENVKEVYNRYGVRHFTRRVSMQNVWRAFEGLSNLKLLNFYDLAYNGETRMHLPDGLSYLPRKLRSLRWDGYPLKSMPSRFHPEFLVEFCMSNSHLQKLWNGVQEMKD, encoded by the exons ACGTGATCAAATGCTCCAGGTTCGCCATTGTCGTGGTCTCTAGGAACTACGCCGCCTCAAGCTGGTGCTTGGACGAGCTCTTGAAGATCATGGAATGTAAAGACGCATTTGAACAGACTATCATACCCATTTTCTACGAGGTTGATCCTTCAGATGTGAGAAGACAGAGTGGCAGCTTCGGTGAGGATGTTGAGAGTCACAGTGACAAGAAGAAGGTGAAGAAATGGAAAGAAGCTTTGACGATACTAGCTGCTATTTCTGGTGAAGATTCTCGGAATTG GAGGGATGAGTCAAAGCTGATTAAGAAGATCGTTAAAGACATTTCTGATAAACTGGTTTTCACTTCATTGGATGATTCAAAAGGGTTGATTGGAATGAGTTCCCATATGGACTTTCTGCAGTCTATGATGTCTATAGAGGACGAAGATGTTCGAATGGTAGGGATTTGGGGAATGGGTGGAGTTGGGAAAACTACGATTGCTAAATACTTATACAGTGGACTCTCATGTCGATTCCAAGCTCATTGCTTCATAGAGAATGTGAAGGAAGTCTATAACAGATATGGAGTTAGGCATTTTACAAGGAGAGTTTCTATGCAGAATGTTTGGAGAGCTTTCGAGGGATTGTCTAATCTCAAGCTTCTCAACTTCTATGACCTTGCATATAATGGAGAGACCAGAATGCATCTACCTGATGGCCTAAGTTATCTCCCACGCAAGCTTCGTTCTCTACGCTGGGATGGATACCCTTTAAAGTCTATGCCTTCAAGATTTCATCCGGAGTTTCTTGTTGAATTTTGTATGAGTAATAGCCATCTCCAAAAACTTTGGAACGGAGTCCAG GAAATGAAAGACTGA